The proteins below come from a single Burkholderia sp. FERM BP-3421 genomic window:
- the rraA gene encoding ribonuclease E activity regulator RraA — MTFATTDLCDAHEDRLADGTLRVLEPVFRPFGRAASFSGPAATLKLFEDNTLVRKALEQDGGGRVLVVDGGGSTRCALVGGNLGVLAERNRWAGVVVYGCVRDTQELAVCNVGIVALAAHPRRSDRRGEGVADVPVSVLGARIAPGDWIYADADGVLVSDAPLT; from the coding sequence ATGACGTTCGCCACCACCGATCTCTGCGACGCGCACGAGGACCGGCTCGCCGACGGCACGCTGCGCGTGCTCGAACCCGTATTCCGTCCGTTCGGCCGCGCCGCATCGTTCAGCGGCCCGGCCGCGACGCTCAAGCTGTTCGAGGACAACACGCTGGTGCGCAAGGCGCTGGAACAGGACGGCGGCGGGCGCGTGCTCGTCGTCGACGGCGGTGGCAGCACGCGCTGCGCGCTCGTGGGCGGCAACCTCGGCGTGCTGGCCGAGCGCAACCGCTGGGCCGGCGTGGTCGTATACGGTTGCGTGCGCGACACGCAGGAGTTGGCCGTGTGCAACGTCGGCATCGTCGCGCTGGCCGCGCATCCGCGCCGGAGCGACCGGCGCGGCGAGGGCGTGGCCGACGTGCCGGTCTCCGTGCTGGGCGCCCGCATCGCGCCCGGCGACTGGATTTACGCGGATGCCGACGGCGTGCTCGTCAGCGATGCGCCGTTGACCTGA
- the gltX gene encoding glutamate--tRNA ligase, whose translation MTRPVRTRFAPSPTGFIHLGNIRSALYPWAFARKMKGAFVLRIEDTDLERSSEASVDAILEGMKWLELDFDEGPFYQMQRMDRYRAVLAQMQEQGLVYPCYMSTEELDALRERQREAGEKPRYDGTWRPEPGKVLPAPPAGVQPVLRFRNPLTGAVAWDDAVKGHIEISNEELDDLVIARPDGTPTYNFCVVVDDLDMGITHVIRGDDHVNNTPRQINILRALGGEVPVYAHLPTVLNEQGEKMSKRHGAMSVTGYRDDGYLPEAVLNYLARLGWSHGDAEIFSREQFVEWFDLEHLGKSPAQYDHNKLNWLNNHYIKQADNGRLATLAQPFLAALGVDAATGPDLVGVVGLMKDRASTVKEIAEGAAMFYRTPAPDAEALAQHVTDAVRPALAELAGALKGVEWTKEAIAAALKATLAANGLKMPQLAMPVRLLVAGTTHTPSIDAVLMLFGRDAVVARLENGAA comes from the coding sequence ATGACCCGTCCTGTACGCACCCGTTTCGCGCCGAGCCCGACCGGCTTCATCCATCTCGGCAACATCCGTTCCGCGCTGTATCCGTGGGCCTTCGCCCGCAAGATGAAGGGCGCCTTCGTGCTGCGGATCGAGGACACCGATCTCGAGCGTTCGAGCGAGGCGTCGGTCGACGCGATCCTCGAGGGCATGAAATGGCTCGAGCTCGATTTCGACGAAGGTCCGTTCTACCAGATGCAGCGGATGGACCGTTACCGCGCGGTGCTGGCCCAGATGCAGGAACAGGGGCTCGTCTATCCGTGCTACATGTCGACCGAGGAACTCGACGCGCTGCGCGAGCGCCAGCGCGAGGCGGGCGAGAAGCCGCGCTACGACGGCACCTGGCGGCCGGAGCCGGGCAAGGTGCTGCCGGCGCCGCCCGCGGGCGTGCAGCCCGTGCTGCGCTTCCGCAATCCGCTGACGGGCGCGGTCGCGTGGGACGACGCGGTGAAGGGGCATATCGAGATCTCCAACGAGGAACTTGACGATCTCGTGATCGCGCGCCCGGACGGCACGCCGACCTACAACTTCTGCGTCGTGGTCGACGACCTGGACATGGGCATCACGCACGTGATCCGCGGCGACGACCACGTGAACAACACGCCGCGCCAGATCAACATCCTGCGGGCGCTCGGCGGCGAGGTGCCGGTCTACGCGCATCTGCCGACCGTGCTGAACGAGCAGGGCGAGAAGATGAGCAAGCGGCACGGCGCGATGAGCGTGACGGGCTATCGCGACGACGGTTACCTGCCGGAAGCGGTGCTCAACTATCTCGCGCGGCTCGGCTGGTCGCACGGCGACGCGGAGATCTTCTCGCGCGAGCAGTTCGTGGAATGGTTCGATCTCGAGCATCTGGGCAAGTCGCCCGCGCAGTACGACCACAACAAGCTGAACTGGCTCAACAACCACTACATCAAGCAGGCCGACAACGGGCGGCTCGCGACGCTGGCGCAGCCGTTCCTCGCGGCGCTTGGCGTCGATGCGGCGACGGGCCCGGATCTCGTGGGCGTGGTCGGCTTGATGAAGGATCGCGCGTCGACGGTCAAGGAGATCGCGGAGGGCGCGGCGATGTTCTACCGCACGCCCGCGCCCGATGCGGAGGCGCTCGCGCAGCACGTGACGGACGCGGTGCGTCCGGCGCTGGCGGAGCTGGCCGGCGCGCTGAAGGGCGTCGAATGGACCAAGGAAGCGATCGCGGCCGCGTTGAAGGCGACGCTCGCCGCGAACGGGCTCAAGATGCCGCAGCTCGCGATGCCGGTGCGCCTGCTGGTGGCGGGCACCACGCATACGCCGTCGATCGACGCGGTGCTGATGCTGTTCGGCCGTGACGCGGTGGTCGCGCGTCTCGAGAACGGGGCCGCGTGA
- a CDS encoding patatin-like phospholipase family protein has protein sequence MSSPRLSRRTFSLACASATLAACTSFGDKRPADNAASAPPAQPREKPLRIGIALGGGAARGFAHIGVLKALEARNIPVEIVAGTSAGSVVGALYASGMNALQINKLALTMDESSISDWATPFRSRGLLQGVALQNFLNKTLNNRPIEKMVKPLGVVATDLKNGQAILFQRGNTGLAVRASCSVPSVFEPVRIGDREYVDGGLVSPVPASYARKMGADFVIAVDISSRPEGAPTQNPIEMLLQTFTIMGQTIKTYELDKYADVVIRPNLAAMGGSDFNQRNAAILAGEEAVARIMPELQRKLAAARGASV, from the coding sequence ATGTCGTCCCCTCGCCTGTCCCGCCGCACCTTCTCGCTTGCGTGCGCGTCCGCCACCCTCGCCGCCTGCACCTCGTTCGGCGACAAGCGCCCCGCGGACAACGCCGCGTCCGCGCCGCCCGCGCAGCCGCGCGAGAAGCCGCTGCGGATCGGCATCGCGCTCGGCGGCGGCGCCGCGCGCGGCTTCGCGCACATCGGCGTGCTGAAGGCGCTCGAGGCCCGCAACATCCCGGTCGAGATCGTGGCGGGCACCAGCGCGGGCTCGGTGGTCGGCGCGCTCTACGCATCGGGCATGAATGCGCTGCAGATCAACAAGCTCGCGCTGACGATGGACGAATCGTCGATCAGCGACTGGGCCACTCCGTTCCGTTCGCGCGGCCTGCTGCAAGGCGTCGCGCTGCAGAATTTCCTGAACAAGACGCTCAACAACCGGCCGATCGAGAAGATGGTCAAGCCGCTCGGCGTCGTCGCGACCGACCTCAAGAACGGCCAGGCGATTCTGTTCCAGCGCGGCAACACGGGGCTCGCGGTGCGCGCGTCGTGCAGCGTACCCTCGGTGTTCGAACCGGTGCGGATCGGCGATCGCGAGTATGTCGACGGCGGCCTCGTGAGCCCGGTGCCCGCGTCGTATGCGCGCAAGATGGGCGCCGACTTCGTGATCGCGGTCGACATCTCGTCGCGCCCCGAGGGTGCTCCCACCCAGAACCCGATCGAGATGCTGCTCCAGACCTTCACGATCATGGGCCAGACGATCAAGACCTACGAGCTGGACAAGTATGCGGACGTCGTGATCCGCCCGAACCTCGCGGCGATGGGCGGCAGCGACTTCAACCAGCGCAACGCGGCGATCCTCGCGGGCGAGGAGGCGGTGGCCCGGATCATGCCGGAACTGCAGCGCAAGCTCGCGGCCGCGCGCGGCGCGAGCGTCTGA
- a CDS encoding AraC family transcriptional regulator, with amino-acid sequence MSPSVPPRASAAPTIIEIPPEFTPTPAHPMCVRARPVAAGVRIPLHTHAWAQVAYASRGVLRIATASTTWMVPPSRAIWVPPRVTHEVVIVEDAYLRTLYIDESAVPDGLDACRVVEVSGLLRELIGALEARPASAARETLLSSLVLDELTQAEPLPLAVPMPTEKRLRALCEAVLAQPAHGESLEYWAAGVGASTRTIARLFRQELGVSFSQWRQQALLARAIPLLNQGRPLSQVARELGYRSQSAFSAMFRRAFGASPRAFMQRGADPRAGKAEVERDARA; translated from the coding sequence ATGAGCCCATCCGTTCCCCCGCGCGCGAGCGCCGCGCCCACCATCATCGAGATTCCTCCCGAGTTCACGCCCACGCCTGCGCATCCGATGTGCGTACGCGCGCGGCCGGTGGCCGCGGGCGTGCGCATTCCGCTGCATACCCATGCCTGGGCGCAGGTCGCCTACGCCTCGCGCGGCGTGTTGCGGATCGCGACGGCCAGCACCACCTGGATGGTGCCGCCCTCGCGCGCGATCTGGGTGCCGCCGCGCGTCACGCACGAAGTGGTGATCGTCGAGGACGCCTACCTGCGCACGCTCTATATCGACGAATCGGCGGTGCCGGACGGGCTCGATGCGTGCCGGGTGGTCGAGGTGTCGGGGCTGCTGCGCGAGTTGATCGGCGCGCTGGAGGCGCGGCCCGCGAGCGCCGCGCGCGAGACGCTGCTGTCTTCGCTCGTGCTCGACGAGCTGACTCAGGCCGAACCGCTGCCGCTCGCGGTGCCGATGCCCACCGAGAAACGCCTGCGCGCGCTGTGCGAGGCGGTGCTCGCGCAGCCCGCGCACGGCGAATCGCTCGAATACTGGGCGGCCGGCGTGGGCGCAAGCACCCGCACCATCGCGCGGCTGTTCCGTCAGGAGTTGGGCGTGAGCTTTTCGCAGTGGCGCCAGCAGGCGCTGCTCGCGCGCGCGATTCCGCTGCTCAACCAGGGCCGCCCGCTGTCGCAGGTGGCGCGCGAACTCGGCTATCGCAGTCAGAGCGCGTTCTCGGCGATGTTCCGGCGCGCATTCGGAGCGAGCCCGCGCGCCTTCATGCAGCGCGGCGCCGATCCGCGCGCGGGCAAGGCCGAGGTCGAGCGCGACGCGCGCGCCTAG
- a CDS encoding gamma-glutamylcyclotransferase family protein has protein sequence MRHVFVYGTLRAGEVNDISRAAERHGIAAPQLLGAAALAGRLYDLGRYPGMIATEGGPDLVWGDVYAIDERLVPVLDEIEQVYPGDDGLFAAREASVQLGGRCYACLFYPVAERVAADTLRIASGDWVQYRRERAAA, from the coding sequence ATGCGCCATGTATTTGTCTACGGAACCCTGCGCGCGGGGGAGGTCAACGACATCAGCCGCGCCGCCGAGCGGCACGGGATCGCGGCGCCGCAGTTGCTGGGCGCCGCGGCGCTGGCGGGGCGGCTCTACGATCTCGGCCGCTATCCGGGGATGATCGCGACGGAAGGCGGCCCGGATCTCGTCTGGGGCGACGTCTACGCGATCGACGAACGGCTCGTGCCGGTGCTCGACGAGATCGAGCAGGTGTATCCGGGCGACGACGGCTTGTTCGCCGCGCGCGAGGCGTCGGTGCAACTGGGCGGCCGGTGCTACGCCTGCCTGTTCTATCCGGTGGCCGAGCGTGTGGCCGCGGACACGCTGCGCATTGCCTCGGGCGACTGGGTGCAGTATCGACGCGAGCGCGCCGCGGCCTGA
- a CDS encoding GNAT family N-acetyltransferase: protein MLDPTDVRLLYQLRPAEADDFPFAEALTHRNMGAYYRRHGLEWRTDLFFASWRDSENFILELEGERIGVLRVTEEGASLHIRDVQIAQGHRQHGAGTYLLDAAHRWAKARGLSETQLRVFVDNPAARLYLRMGYRLAGSRLAQLGSIRHMVRPV from the coding sequence ATGCTCGATCCGACCGATGTCCGCTTGTTGTATCAGCTGCGCCCCGCCGAGGCGGATGATTTTCCGTTTGCCGAGGCGCTCACGCACCGCAACATGGGCGCGTATTACCGGCGCCACGGTCTCGAATGGCGCACGGACCTCTTTTTCGCCAGTTGGCGCGATTCGGAGAATTTCATTCTCGAACTCGAGGGCGAGCGGATCGGGGTCCTGAGGGTGACCGAGGAGGGGGCGTCGCTGCATATCCGCGACGTGCAGATCGCGCAGGGCCACCGGCAGCACGGCGCGGGCACCTATCTGCTCGACGCCGCGCATCGCTGGGCGAAGGCGCGCGGGCTCAGCGAGACCCAGCTGCGGGTGTTCGTCGACAACCCGGCCGCGCGCCTCTATCTGCGCATGGGCTACCGGCTGGCCGGCTCGCGGCTCGCGCAGCTCGGCTCGATCCGCCACATGGTGCGGCCGGTCTAG
- a CDS encoding ABC transporter ATP-binding protein has product MSARVRDGDATPLLALERLSVRFGDTLAVDDVSLAIGRGERVALVGESGSGKSVTALSILRLVRDAQTSGTIRFAGEDLADKSERQMRGLRGADVAMIFQEPMSALNPLFTIGEQIGETIEQHDGVSRVEARRRAVALLARTGIAEPERRVDSYPHQLSGGQRQRAMIAMALACRPRLLLADEPTTALDVTIRAQIVELLLDLQREAAEARGMAILLITHDLNLVRRFAQRVAVMEKGKLVESGPVDAIFDAPEHPYTRRLLASRPQRAVMPVLPIAPVMLDAREVSVRFAQKQPGFAGWFRAGRFTAVDGASVAVRQGETLGIVGESGSGKSTLAMALLGLQAIAHGEIEFEGRALAAYRGREQTALRAAMQVVFQDPFSSLSPRQTIERIVGEGLALHRPELDAATRREQVIAVLREVGLDHTVLTRYPHEFSGGQRQRIAIARALVLKPRVLILDEPTSALDVSIQQQVLKLLAGLQQKYNLGYVFISHDLDVIGAMAHRVAVMQGGVIVEAGDVTQIFTKPSHPYTRKLLKAVALPRTPQ; this is encoded by the coding sequence ATGAGCGCGCGCGTGCGGGACGGCGACGCGACGCCGCTGCTGGCGCTCGAGCGGCTCAGCGTGCGCTTCGGCGACACGCTCGCGGTCGACGACGTGTCGCTCGCGATCGGGCGGGGCGAGCGGGTCGCGCTGGTCGGCGAGTCGGGCTCGGGCAAGAGCGTGACGGCGCTGTCGATCCTGCGGCTCGTGCGGGACGCGCAGACGAGCGGGACGATCCGCTTCGCGGGCGAGGATCTGGCGGACAAGAGCGAGCGGCAGATGCGCGGCCTGCGCGGCGCGGACGTCGCGATGATCTTCCAGGAGCCGATGAGCGCGCTCAATCCGCTGTTTACGATCGGCGAGCAGATCGGCGAGACGATCGAGCAGCACGACGGCGTGAGCCGCGTCGAGGCGCGGCGGCGCGCGGTCGCGCTGCTCGCGCGCACCGGCATCGCCGAGCCGGAGCGGCGCGTGGACAGCTATCCGCACCAGCTGTCGGGCGGCCAGCGCCAGCGCGCGATGATCGCGATGGCGCTCGCGTGCCGGCCGCGCCTCCTGCTCGCGGACGAGCCGACCACCGCGCTCGACGTGACGATCCGCGCGCAGATCGTCGAGCTGCTGCTCGACCTGCAGCGGGAGGCGGCCGAAGCGCGCGGCATGGCGATCCTGCTGATCACGCACGACCTGAACCTCGTGCGGCGCTTCGCGCAGCGGGTCGCGGTGATGGAGAAGGGCAAGCTGGTCGAGAGCGGGCCGGTCGACGCGATCTTCGACGCGCCCGAGCATCCCTATACGCGGCGCCTGCTCGCGAGCCGCCCGCAGCGCGCGGTGATGCCGGTGCTGCCGATCGCGCCGGTGATGCTCGACGCGCGCGAGGTGAGCGTGCGCTTCGCGCAGAAGCAGCCGGGCTTCGCCGGCTGGTTCCGCGCCGGGCGCTTCACGGCGGTCGACGGCGCGAGCGTGGCGGTGCGCCAGGGCGAGACGCTCGGCATCGTCGGCGAGTCGGGTTCCGGCAAGTCGACGCTCGCGATGGCGCTGCTCGGGTTGCAGGCGATCGCGCACGGCGAGATCGAATTCGAGGGGCGCGCGCTCGCGGCCTACCGGGGGCGCGAACAGACCGCGCTGCGGGCGGCGATGCAGGTGGTCTTTCAGGATCCATTCAGTTCGCTTTCGCCGCGACAGACGATCGAGCGGATCGTCGGCGAAGGGCTCGCGTTGCACCGCCCTGAATTGGATGCGGCGACGCGTCGCGAGCAGGTGATCGCGGTGCTGCGCGAAGTCGGGCTCGACCACACCGTGCTGACGCGCTATCCGCATGAGTTTTCGGGCGGCCAGCGGCAGCGCATCGCGATCGCGCGGGCCTTGGTGCTCAAGCCCCGCGTGCTGATCCTCGACGAGCCGACGAGCGCGCTCGACGTGTCGATCCAGCAGCAGGTGCTGAAGCTGCTGGCCGGGCTGCAGCAGAAATACAACCTCGGCTACGTGTTCATCAGCCATGACCTGGACGTGATCGGCGCGATGGCGCACCGGGTCGCGGTGATGCAGGGCGGGGTGATCGTGGAGGCCGGCGATGTGACACAAATATTCACAAAACCGTCGCATCCTTACACGCGAAAGCTGCTGAAAGCGGTGGCGCTCCCGCGGACGCCGCAGTGA
- a CDS encoding ABC transporter permease produces the protein MNRAAAPSARLDAARARLSPSPARRVWLRFTQQRLGYWSLVIFVVAFAASLAAPLWSNDKPLVVRYDGHYYFPLLKDYPETAFGGDFPTPADYLDPYVRRKLETPGNFVLYPPNRYYYDTLNYFSTVPNPAPPSRANWLGTDAQGRDLLARLVYGFRVSVLFGLALTFIGTLIGIATGAVQGYFGGRIDIVGQRLIEIWSAMPELYLLIIFASIFEPSFLLLLVLLSLFGWIGLSDYVRAECLRNRGQDYVRAARALGLSNWQIIWRHVLPNSMTPVITFLPFRMSGAILALTSLDFLGLGVPPPTPSLGELLAQGKGNLDAWWISLSTFCVLVATLLLLTFMGDALRNALDTRIADSTRAAGGGR, from the coding sequence TTGAACCGAGCCGCCGCCCCGTCCGCCCGCCTCGACGCCGCGCGCGCGCGGCTGTCGCCGTCGCCCGCCCGGCGCGTGTGGCTGCGTTTCACGCAGCAGCGCCTCGGCTACTGGAGCCTCGTGATCTTCGTCGTGGCGTTCGCGGCCAGCCTCGCCGCGCCGCTCTGGTCGAACGACAAGCCGCTCGTGGTCCGCTACGACGGCCACTATTATTTCCCGCTGCTCAAGGACTATCCGGAAACCGCATTCGGCGGCGATTTCCCGACGCCCGCCGACTATCTCGACCCCTATGTGCGGCGCAAGCTCGAGACGCCCGGCAACTTCGTGCTGTACCCGCCGAACCGCTACTACTACGACACGCTCAACTACTTCTCGACCGTGCCGAATCCGGCGCCGCCGTCGCGCGCCAATTGGCTCGGCACCGACGCGCAGGGCCGCGACCTGCTCGCGCGGCTCGTGTACGGGTTCCGCGTGTCGGTGCTGTTCGGGCTGGCGCTGACCTTCATCGGCACGCTGATCGGCATCGCGACGGGCGCGGTGCAGGGTTATTTCGGCGGCCGCATCGATATCGTCGGGCAGCGCCTGATCGAGATCTGGAGCGCGATGCCGGAGCTGTACCTGCTGATCATCTTCGCGTCGATCTTCGAGCCGAGCTTCCTGCTGCTGCTCGTGCTGCTGTCGCTGTTCGGCTGGATCGGGCTGTCCGACTACGTGCGCGCCGAATGCCTGCGCAACCGCGGCCAGGACTACGTGCGCGCCGCGCGCGCGCTGGGCCTGTCGAACTGGCAGATCATCTGGCGGCACGTGCTGCCGAACAGCATGACGCCCGTGATCACGTTCCTGCCGTTCCGCATGAGCGGCGCGATCCTCGCGCTGACGAGCCTCGATTTCCTCGGGCTCGGCGTGCCGCCGCCCACGCCGAGCCTCGGCGAGCTGCTCGCGCAGGGCAAGGGCAACCTCGACGCCTGGTGGATCTCGCTGTCGACCTTCTGCGTGCTGGTCGCGACGCTGCTGCTCCTGACCTTCATGGGCGACGCGCTGCGCAACGCGCTCGACACGCGCATCGCGGATTCGACGCGCGCGGCCGGAGGCGGGCGATGA
- a CDS encoding C40 family peptidase, with protein sequence MQHRYLTQACTRVVAGMFIGVLIAAAPGAFADDVSSFSQNAAFTPQSGSASSSSSQQNAQASASSSDGGAKSFLSGMAGKAGDVVVGALNMIGVRYRWGGNSPDSGLDCSGFVRYVFQDTLGMSLPRRAEEMSRVGEKVRMSELKPGDLVFFNTMRRTFSHVGIYIGDNKFVHSPSTGSTIRVDDLDSTYWEKRFTGARRIETQFSTKPEDLRQRVSATIGGNGGN encoded by the coding sequence ATGCAGCACCGATATCTGACCCAGGCTTGCACGCGCGTCGTCGCCGGGATGTTCATCGGCGTCCTGATCGCTGCAGCTCCCGGCGCGTTCGCCGACGATGTCAGCAGTTTTAGCCAGAATGCCGCATTCACGCCCCAGTCGGGCTCGGCTTCCTCTTCTTCCTCCCAGCAAAATGCCCAGGCCAGCGCGTCGTCGAGCGACGGCGGTGCGAAGTCGTTCCTGTCCGGCATGGCCGGCAAGGCCGGCGACGTGGTGGTCGGCGCGCTGAACATGATCGGCGTGCGCTACCGCTGGGGCGGCAATTCCCCGGATTCGGGGCTCGATTGCAGCGGCTTCGTGCGCTACGTGTTCCAGGACACGCTCGGCATGTCGCTGCCGCGTCGCGCGGAAGAGATGAGCCGCGTCGGCGAAAAGGTGCGGATGAGCGAGCTGAAGCCGGGCGACCTCGTGTTCTTCAACACGATGCGCCGCACCTTCTCGCACGTCGGCATCTATATCGGCGACAACAAGTTCGTGCACTCGCCGTCGACGGGCAGCACGATCCGCGTCGACGATCTCGACAGCACCTACTGGGAAAAGCGCTTCACGGGCGCGCGCCGGATCGAGACGCAGTTCTCGACCAAGCCCGAGGATCTGCGTCAGCGCGTGAGCGCGACGATCGGCGGCAACGGCGGCAACTGA